From a region of the Acomys russatus chromosome 4, mAcoRus1.1, whole genome shotgun sequence genome:
- the Prokr2 gene encoding prokineticin receptor 2 has translation MAAQNRNTSFAPDLSPTQDHVSLLPLNFSYGDYDLPMDEDEDVTKTQTFFAAKIVIGVALAGIMLVCGIGNFVFIAALARYKKLRNLTNLLIANLAISDFLVAIVCCPFEMDYYVVRQLSWEHGHVLCASVNYLRTVSLYVSTNALLAIAIDRYLAIVHPLKPRMNYQTASFLIALVWMVSILVAIPSAYFTTETILVIVKNQEKIFCGQIWPVDQQLYYKSYFLFVFGLEFVGPVVTMTLCYARISQELWFKTVPGFQTEQIRKRLRCRRKTVLLLMGILTAYVLCWAPFYGFTIVRDFFPTVFVKEKHYLTAFYVVECIAMSNSMINTVCFVTVKNNTVKYFKKLLRQHWRPSHYGSKSSADLDLKTSGVPATEEVDCIRLK, from the exons ATGGCAGCCCAGAACAGAAACACTAGCTTTGCACCTGACTTGAGTCCAACCCAAGACCATGTCTCCTTGCTCCCCTTAAACTTCAGTTATGGTGATTATGACCTCCCcatggatgaggatgaggatgtgaCCAAGACACAGACCTTCTTTGCAGCCAAAATCGTCATTGGCGTGGCACTGGCAGGCATCATGCTAGTGTGTGGCATTGGCAACTTTGTCTTCATCGCTGCCCTCGCCCGCTACAAGAAGCTGCGCAACCTTACCAACCTCCTCATTGCTAATTTGGCCATCTCTGACTTCCTGGTGGCAATCGTCTGCTGCCCCTTTGAGATGGACTATTATGTGGTACGTCAGCTTTCCTGGGAGCATGGTCACGTGCTTTGTGCCTCTGTCAACTACCTTCGCACGGTCTCCCTTTATGTCTCCACCAACGCTCTGCTGGCCATCGCTATTGACAG ATACCTCGCTATCGTCCACCCCTTGAAACCGCGGATGAATTATCAGACCGCCTCCTTCCTGATCGCTTTGGTCTGGATGGTCTCCATCCTGGTCGCCATCCCATCTGCCTACTTCACCACCGAAACCATCCTCGTTATTGTCAAGAATCAGGAAAAGATCTTCTGCGGCCAGATCTGGCCGGTAGACCAGCAGCTCTACTACAAATCCTACTTCCTCTTCGTCTTCGGCCTTGAGTTCGTCGGCCCCGTTGTCACTATGACCCTGTGCTATGCCAGGATCTCCCAGGAACTCTGGTTCAAGACCGTACCTGGCTTCCAGACGGAGCAGATACGCAAGCGGCTGCGCTGCCGCCGCAAGACAGTGTTATTGCTCATGGGTATCCTCACGGCCTACGTGCTATGCTGGGCGCCTTTCTATGGCTTTACCATTGTGAGGGACTTCTTCCCTACTGTGTTTGTGAAGGAGAAGCACTACCTCACCGCCTTCTACGTCGTTGAGTGCATCGCCATGAGCAACAGCATGATCAACACTGTGTGCTTCGTGACCGTCAAGAACAACACCGTCAAGTACTTCAAGAAGCTGCTGCGGCAGCACTGGCGCCCCTCTCACTATGGCAGCAAGTCCAGCGCTGACCTCGACCTCAAAACCAGCGGGGTGCCTGCCACCGAAGAGGTGGATTGCATCAGGTTGAAGTAG